In Oceanobacillus sp. FSL K6-2867, one DNA window encodes the following:
- the glyS gene encoding glycine--tRNA ligase subunit beta: protein MARDVLFEIGLEELPARFIDDAEQQLLTKTEAWLKDLRIPFDSITTFATPRRLAVYIHEMEDFQTTIEEEAKGPAEKIAKDENGDWTKAATGFTRGQGKTPEDIYMKEIKGISYIFVKKHIEGKSVQELLPGFKTILESIQFGKNMRWAKETLRYARPIRWLVALFGSEIIPFEITSVQTSNKTYGHRFLGNEIHLDNPSEYESSLLENYVVVNPKKREEMIIEGIKTLEEVNNLLIPVDSDLLNEVKNLVEYPTVFMGAFEEGFLKLPSEVLITSMKEHQRYFPVTSTDGQLLARFVGVRNGDVHELATVIRGNEKVLRARLADAEFFLEEDLKQSIGFYQEKLERVVFQKDLGTIHDKVNRVVHIAEKITDLIGFDEAQKDKVVRAATISKFDLMTNMVNEFTELQGIIGEKYAHHFGEDQDVAAAIREHYLPKQANGELPETLIGSVVSVADKLDTIVGCISVGLVPSGSQDPYGLRRQAAGVLRILAERKWGISLEKMLEIVSALYQTLDIELENQEKVAAELKEFFQLRASYLLKELHVEQDVINAVIHRAIGNFDYTIAKAKQLSDKRNEESFKHIQEALVRVLNLSNKADEANVRPELFQTESETALFTQYNLVHGDFETYSERKDAIKALACLEKLADPIHAFFDNNMVMADDEDIRINRLALINKLSMLINEYADLRLIEWKQHF from the coding sequence ATGGCAAGAGATGTTTTATTTGAAATCGGACTAGAAGAGCTGCCTGCACGATTTATCGATGATGCGGAACAGCAACTATTAACAAAAACAGAAGCATGGTTAAAGGATCTGCGAATTCCATTCGATTCGATCACTACATTTGCGACACCAAGACGTTTAGCTGTCTATATTCACGAAATGGAAGATTTTCAAACGACTATTGAGGAAGAAGCAAAAGGACCAGCAGAAAAAATTGCTAAAGATGAAAATGGCGATTGGACAAAAGCGGCTACTGGTTTTACAAGAGGTCAAGGGAAAACACCTGAAGATATTTATATGAAAGAGATCAAAGGTATTTCCTATATTTTTGTGAAAAAGCATATTGAGGGAAAGTCCGTCCAAGAATTGCTTCCTGGCTTTAAAACGATACTTGAATCGATTCAATTTGGCAAAAATATGCGTTGGGCAAAAGAAACGCTTCGCTATGCTCGCCCAATCCGCTGGCTTGTTGCATTGTTCGGAAGCGAGATTATCCCATTCGAAATCACAAGTGTACAAACAAGTAATAAAACATACGGTCATCGTTTCCTGGGAAACGAGATTCATTTAGATAATCCTTCTGAATACGAATCTTCCTTGCTCGAAAATTACGTAGTTGTGAATCCTAAAAAACGTGAGGAAATGATTATTGAGGGAATTAAAACACTGGAAGAGGTTAATAATCTGTTAATTCCAGTTGATTCTGATCTGCTGAATGAAGTAAAGAACCTTGTTGAGTATCCAACTGTATTCATGGGCGCTTTTGAGGAAGGTTTTCTGAAATTGCCATCAGAGGTTTTAATTACTTCTATGAAAGAGCATCAGCGTTATTTTCCTGTAACATCAACCGACGGCCAATTATTAGCACGGTTTGTTGGGGTTCGAAATGGTGATGTACATGAGCTGGCGACTGTTATCCGAGGAAATGAAAAAGTACTTCGTGCACGTTTAGCAGATGCAGAGTTTTTCCTGGAAGAAGATCTTAAACAATCCATTGGCTTTTATCAGGAAAAATTAGAACGTGTAGTATTCCAGAAAGATTTAGGTACGATTCATGATAAAGTGAATCGCGTGGTTCATATAGCTGAAAAAATAACTGATTTAATTGGGTTCGATGAAGCTCAAAAGGATAAAGTGGTAAGAGCAGCAACGATAAGTAAGTTTGATTTAATGACAAATATGGTGAATGAATTTACGGAGCTTCAAGGTATCATCGGTGAGAAATACGCACATCATTTTGGTGAGGATCAGGATGTGGCTGCAGCAATACGCGAACATTATTTACCAAAGCAGGCAAATGGAGAGCTTCCTGAAACGCTAATTGGTTCGGTTGTTAGTGTTGCAGATAAGCTGGATACGATTGTTGGCTGTATCTCGGTAGGTTTAGTTCCCTCCGGATCACAGGATCCATATGGACTTCGCAGACAAGCAGCAGGTGTACTGCGGATTCTTGCCGAAAGAAAATGGGGAATTTCGCTGGAGAAGATGCTGGAGATTGTCAGTGCTTTATATCAAACATTAGATATTGAATTGGAAAACCAAGAAAAAGTAGCGGCGGAGCTTAAAGAATTCTTCCAGCTTCGCGCATCGTACTTGCTTAAGGAATTACATGTTGAACAAGACGTAATTAATGCGGTTATTCATCGTGCAATAGGGAATTTTGATTATACTATTGCTAAAGCAAAACAATTATCTGACAAGCGAAATGAGGAAAGCTTTAAACACATCCAAGAGGCTCTAGTACGTGTACTAAATCTATCTAATAAAGCAGACGAAGCAAATGTGCGTCCAGAATTATTTCAAACGGAATCTGAAACAGCATTGTTTACACAATATAATTTGGTTCATGGCGATTTTGAAACGTACAGCGAGCGGAAAGATGCGATTAAAGCATTAGCGTGCTTGGAAAAATTAGCGGATCCAATCCATGCGTTCTTTGACAATAATATGGTAATGGCAGATGATGAGGATATACGTATAAATCGTCTAGCATTAATTAATAAACTCTCTATGTTAATTAACGAATATGCTGACTTAAGATTAATTGAATGGAAACAGCATTTCTAA
- the glyQ gene encoding glycine--tRNA ligase subunit alpha, whose protein sequence is MNIQEMILTLQKHWSDQNCILMQAYDTEKGAGTMSPMTLLRSLGPEPWNVAYVEPSRRPADGRYGENPNRLYQHHQFQVIMKPSPANIQQLYLDSLVKLGINPLEHDIRFVEDNWENPTLGAAGLGWEVWLDGMEITQFTYFQQIGGLEASPVTVEITYGIERLASYIQDKENVFDLEWNNGVTVRDIFYQPEFEHSQYTFEESDTEMLFQLFSMYEKEAESTMNKGLVFPAYDYVLKCSHTFNLLDAKGVISVTERTGYISRIRNLARSIAKTYVAEREKLGFPMLEKEEN, encoded by the coding sequence ATGAATATCCAGGAAATGATTTTAACGTTGCAAAAGCACTGGTCAGATCAAAATTGTATCTTGATGCAAGCATATGATACGGAAAAAGGAGCAGGAACGATGTCACCAATGACATTGTTACGCAGTCTTGGTCCAGAGCCATGGAATGTTGCATATGTTGAGCCGTCAAGAAGACCAGCAGATGGGCGATATGGAGAAAACCCAAATCGTTTGTATCAGCATCATCAGTTTCAGGTGATTATGAAACCATCACCGGCTAATATACAGCAGCTTTATTTAGATTCTTTGGTTAAGCTTGGTATTAATCCGCTTGAACACGATATTCGTTTTGTGGAGGATAACTGGGAAAATCCCACATTAGGTGCTGCAGGGCTTGGCTGGGAGGTTTGGCTTGATGGGATGGAAATAACCCAGTTCACATATTTCCAGCAAATTGGCGGACTTGAAGCAAGTCCAGTAACCGTGGAAATAACTTATGGAATTGAACGTCTTGCTTCCTACATTCAAGATAAGGAAAATGTATTTGATTTAGAATGGAATAACGGTGTAACGGTTCGTGATATCTTTTATCAGCCGGAGTTCGAGCATTCCCAATATACGTTTGAAGAATCTGATACTGAAATGCTATTCCAGTTGTTTTCCATGTATGAGAAAGAAGCAGAGAGTACGATGAATAAAGGGCTTGTATTTCCTGCTTATGATTATGTTTTAAAATGTTCACATACCTTTAACTTACTTGACGCCAAAGGTGTGATATCTGTGACTGAACGGACTGGCTATATCTCACGAATCCGCAATTTAGCGCGCAGTATTGCTAAAACATATGTTGCAGAACGTGAAAAACTTGGATTTCCAATGCTTGAAAAGGAGGAAAATTAA
- the recO gene encoding DNA repair protein RecO encodes MLEKIDGVIIKTRDYGETHKLVTILSKNIGKFTALAKGAKKPKSRMAAVIQPFIRAQLFVYVNQGLSTIQQGEIIDSYRPIREDIVKTAYAAYMTELTDKLLDEKRPDPYLFDQFVQTMTWISEKEEAEIPLMMYELKLFEKGGFAPAVDRCTNCGNRQMPFAFSIAEGGMLCTRCRYLDGEAIGLPDAIAKLLLMFSSVGLERIGTISIKPENKELLRNILNAYYDQYGGFYLKTRKFLSQLDKLM; translated from the coding sequence GTGCTAGAGAAAATAGATGGAGTTATCATCAAAACAAGAGATTATGGAGAAACCCATAAACTTGTTACGATCCTTAGTAAAAACATTGGAAAATTCACAGCGCTTGCTAAGGGAGCTAAAAAACCAAAAAGCAGGATGGCTGCTGTAATACAGCCATTTATTCGTGCTCAATTATTTGTATATGTGAATCAGGGCTTGAGTACAATCCAGCAAGGAGAAATCATTGATTCCTATCGTCCAATTCGGGAAGATATTGTCAAAACAGCTTATGCAGCTTATATGACGGAGCTTACGGATAAATTGCTTGATGAAAAAAGGCCAGACCCATATTTATTTGATCAGTTTGTGCAGACTATGACTTGGATTTCAGAAAAAGAAGAAGCAGAAATACCGTTAATGATGTATGAGTTAAAGCTATTTGAAAAAGGAGGATTTGCTCCTGCTGTTGATCGTTGTACGAATTGCGGGAATCGACAAATGCCATTTGCCTTTTCAATTGCTGAAGGTGGAATGCTTTGTACGCGCTGCAGGTATCTGGATGGAGAAGCAATTGGACTTCCAGATGCAATCGCTAAATTACTCCTCATGTTTTCATCCGTTGGTTTAGAACGTATAGGTACGATTTCCATTAAGCCAGAAAATAAAGAGCTTCTTAGAAATATATTAAATGCTTATTATGATCAATATGGGGGCTTTTATTTAAAAACAAGAAAATTTCTATCCCAGCTAGATAAATTAATGTAG
- a CDS encoding YqzL family protein, with product MIELTWKIFSQTGNIETYLLLKELENATSQQEFGRTETETTLDAKL from the coding sequence GTGATCGAACTAACTTGGAAAATCTTTAGTCAGACAGGAAACATTGAAACCTATTTATTATTAAAAGAATTGGAAAATGCAACATCGCAACAAGAGTTTGGACGGACTGAAACAGAAACAACACTGGATGCAAAGTTATAA
- the era gene encoding GTPase Era, which yields METNQQFKSGFITIIGRPNVGKSTFMNRVIGQKIAIMSDKAQTTRNKIQGVLTTDDAQLIFIDTPGIHKPKHRLGDFMVNMAESTLNEVDAVLFMINAKEGYGKGDQYILDRLQKVNSPIYLVVNKIDLIHPDDLLLLIDQYKDKCKFEEIIPISALEGNNVSHLIEVLKSHLPVGPQYYPKDQVTDHPERFIISELIREKVLHLTKEEVPHSIAVAIENIEKREQEKVLVQATIITERSTQKGILIGKQGSMLKNIGKNARKDIEALLGSKVYLELWVKVKKDWRNKQSQLHEFGYRRDEY from the coding sequence ATGGAAACAAATCAACAATTTAAATCAGGATTTATTACAATAATTGGTAGACCAAACGTTGGTAAATCAACATTTATGAACCGAGTTATCGGTCAGAAGATTGCTATTATGAGTGATAAGGCGCAAACAACCAGAAATAAAATTCAAGGTGTACTTACAACAGATGATGCTCAGCTCATCTTTATCGATACACCTGGTATTCATAAGCCGAAACACCGACTGGGCGATTTCATGGTAAACATGGCAGAGAGTACACTAAATGAAGTGGATGCTGTTTTGTTTATGATCAATGCAAAGGAAGGATATGGGAAAGGCGATCAGTATATTCTCGATCGACTTCAAAAGGTAAATAGTCCAATCTACTTGGTCGTAAACAAGATAGATTTAATTCATCCGGATGATTTGCTTTTACTGATCGACCAATATAAAGATAAATGTAAATTTGAAGAAATTATACCAATTTCTGCACTGGAAGGAAATAACGTAAGCCATTTAATTGAAGTATTAAAAAGCCATTTACCAGTAGGCCCGCAATACTATCCGAAAGATCAAGTAACTGACCATCCTGAACGCTTTATTATTTCTGAGCTTATTCGGGAGAAGGTTCTGCATTTAACCAAAGAGGAAGTACCACATTCAATTGCAGTTGCAATCGAAAATATTGAAAAGCGTGAACAGGAGAAGGTGCTTGTTCAAGCAACTATAATTACCGAAAGAAGCACCCAAAAAGGTATTCTAATTGGAAAACAAGGGAGCATGCTGAAAAATATTGGAAAAAATGCCAGGAAGGATATTGAAGCATTGCTCGGCTCAAAAGTATACCTGGAGCTTTGGGTTAAGGTTAAAAAAGACTGGAGAAATAAACAAAGCCAATTGCATGAATTTGGTTATCGAAGAGATGAGTATTAA
- a CDS encoding diacylglycerol kinase family protein codes for MRDKKRKIGFNYAWNGIKEIAKTERNFRIHLFATILTASAGFVFKLTMTEWAIIVLTIGLVLMAEVTNTAIEKLIDYLKPEIHPTAKIIKDIAAGAVFITAIIAAIIGLLIFLPKLYIFF; via the coding sequence TTGAGAGATAAGAAACGAAAAATAGGATTTAATTATGCATGGAATGGGATTAAAGAGATTGCAAAAACAGAGCGCAACTTTAGGATACACTTGTTTGCAACAATATTAACAGCTTCTGCAGGGTTTGTATTTAAGCTGACAATGACTGAATGGGCGATTATTGTTCTTACAATTGGATTGGTTCTAATGGCGGAGGTGACAAATACCGCTATCGAGAAGCTGATTGACTATTTAAAGCCGGAAATACATCCAACAGCTAAAATAATCAAAGATATTGCAGCCGGAGCTGTATTCATTACTGCCATTATTGCTGCGATTATCGGCTTGCTTATTTTTCTGCCCAAATTGTATATTTTTTTCTAA
- the ybeY gene encoding rRNA maturation RNase YbeY → MHIDFHDETNSVSSDYVDLLERLLQFAADKEGISKEAEMSVNFVDNKEIQELNRNYRGKDAPTDVISFAMQESVDGELEIVGEDMPLTLGDIVISVDKAKEQAIEYEHSGERELAFLTVHGFLHLLGYDHMNKTDEEKMFKRQEEILGDFGIER, encoded by the coding sequence ATGCACATTGATTTTCATGATGAAACAAATTCAGTATCTAGTGACTATGTTGATTTACTAGAACGTCTACTTCAATTTGCAGCTGACAAAGAAGGGATCTCTAAAGAGGCAGAGATGTCTGTTAACTTCGTTGATAATAAAGAGATTCAAGAGCTTAATCGTAATTATCGCGGCAAGGATGCACCGACAGATGTTATTTCTTTTGCGATGCAGGAATCGGTTGATGGTGAGCTCGAAATTGTTGGTGAGGATATGCCTCTGACACTCGGGGATATTGTTATTTCCGTAGATAAGGCAAAGGAACAGGCAATTGAATATGAACATTCCGGCGAAAGAGAGCTTGCCTTTTTGACAGTTCATGGTTTCTTGCATTTGTTAGGATATGACCATATGAATAAAACTGACGAAGAGAAAATGTTCAAAAGGCAAGAAGAAATTCTAGGTGATTTCGGAATTGAGAGATAA
- a CDS encoding HD family phosphohydrolase, whose amino-acid sequence MKERIRKSLETLSKKHSWLMILLPVVLLGFIFFFITLNNVQTEIYDIERFSNANETIRSPITIENEQETERKTRETVQSVQDRYSISNEVTMEQVSFVEEIFDGILKLEEESKGKRNEKKTAAPLTDQEKVIQLKQVLSDEISSSVKDGTLLHLLQFSEDELNTGKEILAEAIEETLNNGVRTENLETAKANVNQHIEYADIEETLREPLMELTDFAVVENSFFDVEKTSEARKEAASSVDPAIIRAGEVIVREGQTITNEIYEKLDLVGLLDEQSNIYPVIGLALLIVMICGFIAIEMYHLSKQNKWNFAKVLAIFFISIIVVALLKIISIYTTQSNQLFFVTPIATGVILIKMLVNERLAIVLSILYAILGSVIFNGQIAGSLNVEAGIYFLVSQLAGIIFLMNVKDRLTILKTGLGVALVNIVTVLLFLFLSFEKYSWFDLFVHTSFGLASAILATVLAIGLLPFFETILGILSDIKLLQLSSPNQPLLKKLLTESPGTYHHSVMVANISETACEAIGANGLLARVGAYYHDLGKTVQPHYFIENQLSVRNPHDFLDPKKSAEIIIRHPYDGANLLEEHKMPKEIIDIAKQHHGTSLLKFFYYKEKDINPDVEESIFRYPGPKPQTKEAAIICICDSVEAAVRSLKEPTTEKIEEIVASIVKSRLADGQLDESPLTLKELHVIHRTIIESLKGIFHSRIQYPSKEGN is encoded by the coding sequence ATGAAGGAGCGAATAAGAAAAAGCCTTGAAACATTAAGTAAAAAACATAGCTGGCTAATGATATTATTGCCGGTGGTTTTATTAGGTTTCATTTTCTTTTTTATAACGCTGAACAATGTTCAAACAGAAATTTATGATATTGAACGATTTAGTAATGCAAATGAGACGATTCGTTCTCCTATTACAATTGAAAATGAACAAGAAACGGAACGAAAAACAAGAGAAACGGTTCAATCTGTTCAAGATAGATATAGTATATCTAATGAAGTTACGATGGAGCAGGTTAGCTTTGTTGAGGAAATATTTGATGGCATCTTAAAATTAGAAGAAGAAAGTAAAGGTAAACGCAATGAAAAGAAAACAGCTGCGCCTCTTACAGATCAAGAAAAAGTAATCCAGTTAAAGCAAGTTTTATCGGATGAAATAAGCAGCTCTGTGAAAGATGGTACATTGCTACACCTTTTACAATTCAGCGAAGATGAGCTGAATACGGGAAAAGAAATACTAGCAGAAGCGATTGAGGAAACGTTAAACAATGGTGTCCGTACAGAGAATTTAGAAACAGCAAAAGCAAACGTGAATCAGCATATAGAATATGCGGACATAGAAGAAACCTTGAGGGAGCCATTAATGGAGCTTACCGATTTTGCTGTGGTGGAGAATTCCTTTTTTGATGTGGAAAAAACCTCAGAAGCTAGAAAAGAGGCCGCAAGCAGTGTTGATCCAGCTATAATTCGTGCTGGTGAAGTAATTGTCAGAGAAGGACAAACAATAACAAATGAAATATATGAAAAGCTTGATCTTGTCGGATTGTTAGACGAGCAAAGTAACATTTATCCAGTGATTGGTCTGGCGTTGCTTATTGTGATGATTTGTGGATTTATTGCTATTGAGATGTATCATTTATCTAAGCAAAACAAATGGAACTTTGCAAAAGTGCTTGCAATCTTTTTTATTAGCATTATTGTCGTTGCCTTGTTGAAGATTATTAGTATCTATACAACACAATCCAATCAGCTTTTTTTCGTTACACCAATTGCTACAGGTGTTATCCTAATTAAAATGTTAGTCAATGAGAGATTAGCTATTGTGTTATCTATACTTTATGCTATTTTAGGAAGTGTTATTTTTAATGGACAAATAGCAGGATCTTTAAATGTAGAAGCTGGGATTTACTTTCTTGTCAGTCAATTAGCTGGTATTATCTTTTTAATGAATGTTAAGGACCGACTTACCATATTAAAGACAGGGCTAGGCGTAGCACTTGTCAATATTGTTACTGTATTACTATTCTTATTTCTTTCCTTTGAAAAATATTCCTGGTTTGATCTATTTGTACATACAAGCTTTGGGCTTGCATCTGCGATTTTGGCGACTGTATTAGCTATCGGCTTGCTTCCATTTTTTGAAACAATACTTGGGATACTTTCAGATATAAAATTACTTCAGCTTTCTAGTCCAAATCAACCGCTTTTGAAAAAGCTGCTAACAGAATCGCCAGGAACTTACCATCATTCTGTCATGGTAGCAAATATTAGTGAAACAGCATGTGAAGCAATTGGTGCAAATGGACTGTTGGCCAGAGTTGGAGCTTATTATCATGACTTAGGTAAAACCGTGCAGCCGCATTATTTTATAGAAAATCAATTATCTGTTCGCAATCCACATGACTTTCTTGATCCGAAAAAAAGTGCAGAAATTATTATTCGGCACCCATACGATGGAGCAAATCTGCTGGAAGAACATAAAATGCCAAAAGAAATTATTGATATTGCAAAACAGCATCACGGCACATCATTATTGAAATTTTTCTATTACAAAGAGAAGGACATCAATCCAGATGTTGAAGAATCCATATTCAGATATCCGGGACCGAAGCCGCAGACGAAAGAAGCTGCCATTATTTGCATTTGTGACTCGGTTGAAGCAGCAGTCCGCTCTTTGAAAGAACCTACAACTGAGAAAATTGAAGAGATTGTAGCTTCCATTGTAAAAAGCCGGCTCGCTGATGGACAATTGGATGAAAGTCCTTTAACATTAAAGGAGTTACATGTTATTCATCGAACAATTATTGAATCATTAAAAGGGATTTTTCATTCTAGAATTCAATATCCATCGAAGGAGGGAAATTAA
- a CDS encoding PhoH family protein — MPGNLIEIDLQLTGTNEALALFGINDKHLKQLENLLNVSIVSRGEAVRVSGSEEAIALVQEILLTLLSVIRKGQTISERDVVYAVDLAKKGEIKQLEALFEDEITKNVKGKSIRVKTLGQKNYIAAIKANDLVFGIGPAGTGKTYLAVVMAVHALKNGFVKRIILTRPAVEAGESLGFLPGDLKEKVDPYLRPLYDALHDVLGSEHTQRLIERETIEIAPLAYMRGRTLDDAFVILDEAQNTTPAQMKMFLTRLGFGSKMVITGDITQIDLPKGVKSGLHIAQQLLSSIDGISLVHLNETDVVRHPLVQRIIAAYETEN; from the coding sequence ATGCCAGGTAACTTAATTGAAATTGACTTGCAATTAACAGGTACGAATGAAGCGCTCGCATTATTCGGCATAAACGACAAGCACCTCAAGCAGCTTGAAAACCTTTTAAACGTGTCAATCGTGTCTCGTGGGGAAGCTGTTCGTGTTTCTGGTTCAGAAGAAGCTATTGCGCTTGTGCAAGAAATTCTTCTAACACTTTTATCTGTTATAAGAAAAGGACAAACCATTTCTGAACGTGATGTCGTTTACGCTGTTGATTTAGCAAAAAAAGGTGAAATTAAACAACTAGAAGCGCTTTTCGAAGATGAAATTACGAAAAATGTAAAAGGCAAATCAATTCGTGTAAAAACACTTGGTCAAAAAAACTATATTGCTGCAATTAAAGCAAATGATCTTGTCTTTGGAATCGGTCCAGCTGGGACTGGTAAAACATATCTAGCTGTAGTAATGGCAGTCCATGCTTTAAAAAATGGATTTGTTAAACGAATTATTCTCACACGTCCAGCAGTGGAAGCTGGTGAAAGTCTCGGATTTCTGCCAGGAGACTTAAAGGAGAAGGTAGATCCTTATTTAAGGCCTTTATATGATGCGCTTCATGATGTGCTGGGCTCTGAGCACACACAGCGTTTGATCGAGAGAGAGACGATAGAAATTGCCCCACTTGCCTACATGCGCGGGCGGACGCTGGATGATGCATTTGTTATTTTAGATGAAGCACAAAATACTACACCAGCACAAATGAAGATGTTTTTAACCAGATTGGGCTTCGGTTCAAAAATGGTTATTACCGGGGATATCACGCAAATTGATTTACCAAAAGGGGTTAAATCTGGTTTGCACATTGCACAGCAGCTATTGTCATCTATCGATGGAATTTCCTTAGTGCATTTGAATGAAACGGATGTTGTAAGACATCCATTAGTTCAACGTATTATTGCGGCATATGAAACTGAAAACTAA
- the yqfD gene encoding sporulation protein YqfD gives MQLKHVNSKTISGYVTIQVKGTAPEMFFQKCANAGISVWDVRKKDNDLCEGNIKLSDIKQMKQIRRKTIYKIKFVGKNGYPFLFRSFLKKKPLVLGLFFSVLLFFFLSNIIWEVKISGVPKDIEEKIDKQLDSYGIHPGAWLFSLDPPTVIQQKLMKDVPELLWAGVDQKGTTFYLEGVEKVVVEEADPKQPRNLVAAKKGVITNLYVSKGTSHVQVNDYVEPGDLLVSGILKGQELSEDEENETEERQEQAKELVAAEAEIIANTWYEVSVKVPLEFNYEEITGNQKKKYYLKTGEFQMPIWGFGEPDYNEIHRESHHNNLRFFKWELPIEFVETILSEKMYNKVSRTKEEAIQAGIDQAIIQLQNELGADAKILSEKVLHESIEHGKVNLTLFVSVEENIVRVEPLNQGD, from the coding sequence TAAGTGGCTATGTAACAATACAAGTAAAAGGAACAGCTCCTGAGATGTTTTTCCAAAAATGTGCGAATGCCGGGATTTCTGTTTGGGACGTGCGAAAAAAAGATAACGATTTATGTGAGGGTAATATAAAGCTTTCGGATATAAAACAAATGAAACAAATCAGAAGGAAAACGATATATAAAATAAAATTCGTTGGAAAAAATGGTTATCCATTTTTATTTAGAAGTTTTTTAAAAAAGAAGCCATTGGTACTTGGATTATTTTTCAGTGTACTTCTTTTCTTTTTTTTATCGAATATTATTTGGGAAGTAAAAATCAGCGGGGTCCCAAAAGATATCGAAGAAAAAATAGACAAGCAGTTAGATAGTTATGGAATCCATCCAGGGGCATGGCTTTTTTCATTGGATCCACCAACCGTGATTCAGCAAAAGTTAATGAAAGATGTACCTGAGCTGCTTTGGGCTGGGGTAGATCAAAAAGGGACAACCTTTTACTTAGAGGGGGTAGAAAAGGTTGTGGTTGAAGAAGCCGACCCAAAACAGCCGCGAAATTTAGTAGCTGCCAAAAAAGGTGTGATTACAAATTTGTATGTATCAAAAGGGACTTCTCATGTTCAAGTAAATGACTATGTAGAACCTGGTGATTTATTGGTATCTGGAATATTGAAAGGACAAGAGTTATCTGAAGACGAAGAAAACGAAACAGAAGAACGGCAGGAACAAGCTAAGGAGTTAGTTGCTGCTGAAGCTGAGATTATAGCAAATACATGGTATGAGGTTTCCGTTAAGGTACCACTGGAATTTAATTATGAAGAGATAACGGGAAATCAAAAAAAGAAATATTATCTCAAAACAGGTGAATTTCAAATGCCAATCTGGGGATTTGGAGAGCCTGATTATAATGAAATTCATCGGGAATCACATCATAATAACCTGCGTTTTTTCAAATGGGAGCTCCCAATTGAATTTGTTGAAACCATTTTAAGCGAAAAGATGTATAATAAAGTAAGCCGAACGAAAGAAGAAGCAATCCAAGCAGGGATTGATCAGGCTATTATTCAACTGCAGAATGAATTAGGTGCAGATGCAAAAATATTGTCTGAAAAAGTTTTGCATGAAAGTATAGAGCATGGTAAAGTTAACTTAACCCTATTTGTTTCAGTTGAAGAAAATATTGTAAGAGTAGAACCATTAAATCAAGGAGACTGA